In one Nicotiana sylvestris chromosome 8, ASM39365v2, whole genome shotgun sequence genomic region, the following are encoded:
- the LOC104228646 gene encoding V-type proton ATPase subunit E, with protein sequence MNDADVSKQIQQMVRFIRQEAEEKANEISVSAEEEFNIEKLQLVELEKKKIRQEYERKEKQVDVRKKIEYSMQLNASRIKVLQAQDDLVNSMKEAASKELLNVSQNHHIYEKLLQDLIVQSLLRLKEPCVLLRCREDDVSLVEGVLDAAKEEYAEKAQVHSPEVIIDQIYLPSAPSHHNAHGSSCYGGVVLASRDGKIVCENTVDARLEVVFRKKLPEIRKCLFGQIAA encoded by the exons ATGAACGACGCAGATGTATCGAAGCAGATCCAGCAGATGGTCAGATTCATCCGCCAGGAAGCCGAAGAAAAAGCTAATGAGATTTCCGTCTCCGCCGAAGAA GAATTCAACATCGAGAAGTTGCAGCTAGTGGaactggagaagaagaagatcagaCAGGAATATGAGCGTAAGGAGAAACAAGTCGATGTTCGCAAGAAAAT TGAGTACTCCATGCAACTCAACGCCTCTCGAATCAAGGTTCTTCAAGCTCAGGATGACTTGGTCAACTCCATGAAGGAGGCAGCATCAAAGGAGCTTTTAAACGTCAGCCAGAACCACCATATTTATGAGAAGCTTCTGCAGGATCTTATTGTTCAG AGTTTGCTCAGACTTAAAGAGCCTTGCGTCCTACTACGTTGTCGGGAAGATGATGTTTCCTTGGTGGAAGGGGTCTTGGATGCAGCAAAAGAGGAGTATGCAGAGAAGGCCCAGGTTCACTCACCGGAGGTCATAATTGACCAAATCTACCTTCCATCAGCTCCATCACATCACAATGCTCATGGCTCTTCTTG CTATGGAGGAGTAGTTTTGGCTTCTCGAGATGGGAAAATTGTATGTGAAAATACAGTTGATGCCAGATTGGAAGTTGTGTTCCGTAAGAAACTACCAGAG ATTCGCAAGTGTCTATTCGGTCAGATTGCTGCCTAA